From Calothrix sp. PCC 6303, a single genomic window includes:
- a CDS encoding hemolysin family protein, translating into MIVFSDVSWSDVGLKLLSVSLLIAINAFFVTAEFSMVTVRRSRIHQLVEAGDIQAIAVENLQRSIERLLSTTQLGITLSSLALGWIGESTIVELIEKWLKSLPLPGETSLLLAHSFSIPIAFFLIAYLQIVLGELCPKSLAILYSEQMAKFLSPSIKAIIRIFRPFIWILNRSTQWLLRLFGIEYTGKSWRPPVTSEELQLIIATERESIGLRAGERELLKKVFEFQDITAQDIMVPRTSIVSLPKTASLQNFLHQMAHTSHSCYPVTSESLDDIQGIVYFKDLTKPLAMGTITLETQIQAWIRPARFVPENTYLHELLPMMQQQKPSMVMVVDEFGGTVGLVTIQDVIAQIIGNDGNSENNHALLVQILDENTHLVQAQINLEDLNRILNINLPITREYQTLGGFLLYELQKIPGLGETYSYESLEFTVMSVVGPRLHQIQLRRFHQ; encoded by the coding sequence GTGATTGTTTTTTCTGATGTGAGTTGGTCAGATGTGGGTTTGAAGTTGTTATCAGTATCGTTACTGATTGCAATCAATGCTTTTTTTGTGACAGCGGAATTTTCAATGGTGACTGTGAGGCGATCGCGGATTCACCAATTAGTAGAAGCCGGAGATATTCAAGCGATCGCAGTTGAGAATCTACAAAGGAGTATTGAGCGACTCCTATCTACGACTCAGCTGGGTATTACCTTATCTAGCTTGGCTTTGGGTTGGATTGGTGAAAGTACGATTGTGGAACTAATTGAGAAGTGGCTCAAATCTCTACCACTACCAGGGGAAACGAGTTTGTTGTTAGCGCACTCCTTCTCAATCCCCATTGCTTTCTTTCTTATTGCCTACCTACAAATTGTCTTAGGAGAACTTTGCCCCAAATCCCTCGCTATCCTCTACTCAGAACAGATGGCGAAGTTTTTGAGTCCTTCTATTAAAGCGATTATCCGTATTTTTCGACCTTTTATTTGGATTCTTAACCGATCTACTCAGTGGTTATTACGCCTGTTTGGAATCGAATATACAGGAAAAAGTTGGCGACCTCCTGTAACTTCTGAAGAACTCCAACTCATCATTGCTACAGAACGTGAATCTATCGGTTTACGAGCCGGAGAACGGGAATTGCTGAAAAAAGTTTTTGAATTTCAGGATATCACTGCACAAGATATCATGGTTCCTCGCACCAGCATTGTGTCCCTGCCAAAAACAGCATCATTACAAAACTTTCTTCATCAAATGGCTCACACTAGTCACTCTTGTTACCCAGTTACCAGTGAATCTTTGGATGACATTCAGGGGATTGTCTACTTTAAAGATTTAACAAAGCCTTTAGCTATGGGTACTATTACCTTAGAAACCCAAATTCAAGCTTGGATCCGTCCAGCAAGGTTTGTTCCCGAAAATACATACTTGCATGAGCTTTTACCCATGATGCAGCAGCAAAAACCATCTATGGTGATGGTTGTAGATGAATTTGGTGGGACAGTGGGATTAGTAACAATTCAGGATGTGATTGCTCAGATAATTGGGAATGATGGCAATTCTGAAAATAACCATGCTCTACTGGTACAAATTTTAGATGAAAATACCCATTTGGTACAAGCGCAAATTAATCTTGAAGATTTGAATCGAATACTCAATATCAATTTGCCAATAACTAGGGAATATCAAACTCTAGGTGGCTTTTTATTATATGAATTACAAAAAATCCCCGGATTAGGTGAAACATATTCCTACGAAAGTTTAGAATTTACTGTAATGTCAGTTGTAGGACCTAGGCTACATCAAATTCAACTACGACGATTTCATCAGTGA
- a CDS encoding ribbon-helix-helix protein, CopG family codes for MKKLTVRCSDQEYEILLKYCEETDRTQNDVLREMIRKLKKSRARSTGL; via the coding sequence ATGAAGAAATTAACGGTTCGGTGTTCTGATCAAGAGTATGAAATACTTTTGAAATATTGCGAGGAAACAGATCGCACTCAAAATGACGTGCTTAGAGAAATGATCCGGAAGTTGAAGAAAAGCCGTGCTAGAAGCACGGGGCTTTAG
- a CDS encoding RNA-guided endonuclease InsQ/TnpB family protein — MKTLKFKLYAHKRDRHLKRTINAAGVIYNHCIALHKRYYRMWGKHLNCAKLQSHIAKLRKRSPFWQLLGSQAVQEVCQRIEKAYQLFFKHNKKGVRPPGFKKVKKYKSFTLKQAGYKFLGSNRVKIGSRVYQFWKSREIEGIVKTLTIKRTPLGELFMVIVVDEGSKPEVEVKTGKIAGFDFGLKTFLTCFSSGDATGTDGTKIESPQFFKQSLNAIKKASKQHSKKLKGSSNRERARKNLVRKYEGISNRRRDWFWKLAHELTDRFDVLCFETLNLKGMQRLWGRKISDLAFGEFLQILEWVAKKKNKMVVFIDQWYPSSKTCSSCGHILEKIDLSIREWRCPLCQSVNGRDENASRNICAVGASTVGLGSVSRALPAIAVRA; from the coding sequence ATGAAAACACTGAAGTTTAAACTCTACGCACACAAACGGGATAGACACCTCAAACGCACAATTAATGCTGCTGGGGTGATTTATAACCATTGCATTGCCCTACACAAACGGTATTACCGGATGTGGGGCAAACACTTAAATTGTGCAAAACTTCAGTCTCATATCGCCAAACTGCGGAAGAGAAGCCCATTTTGGCAATTGCTAGGTTCTCAGGCAGTACAAGAAGTATGTCAACGCATTGAGAAAGCCTACCAGCTATTTTTTAAACATAACAAGAAAGGAGTCAGACCACCAGGATTTAAGAAAGTTAAGAAGTACAAATCCTTCACCCTTAAGCAAGCAGGTTATAAGTTTTTGGGTAGTAACAGGGTGAAAATTGGTAGCCGAGTTTATCAATTTTGGAAGTCTAGAGAGATTGAGGGAATAGTCAAAACCCTAACCATTAAACGCACTCCACTGGGTGAATTGTTTATGGTTATTGTTGTTGATGAAGGCAGTAAACCAGAAGTTGAAGTTAAGACAGGTAAAATTGCTGGCTTTGATTTTGGGTTGAAAACATTTCTCACTTGTTTCTCCTCCGGAGACGCTACGGGAACAGACGGCACTAAAATTGAGTCTCCCCAATTTTTCAAGCAGTCCCTAAACGCCATCAAAAAAGCTAGTAAACAGCACTCTAAAAAGTTAAAAGGTTCGTCCAACAGGGAACGAGCAAGAAAAAACTTAGTACGCAAGTATGAGGGTATCTCTAATCGTCGCCGTGACTGGTTCTGGAAGTTAGCTCATGAGTTAACTGATAGGTTTGATGTTCTCTGTTTTGAGACTTTAAACCTCAAGGGAATGCAACGTCTTTGGGGCAGGAAGATATCAGACTTGGCGTTTGGTGAATTTCTGCAAATCCTAGAATGGGTTGCCAAAAAGAAGAATAAAATGGTTGTTTTTATCGATCAGTGGTATCCAAGTTCTAAGACTTGTTCTAGTTGTGGGCATATTCTAGAAAAGATTGATTTGTCTATTAGAGAATGGCGTTGTCCATTATGCCAGTCTGTAAACGGAAGAGACGAAAACGCCAGTCGTAATATTTGTGCAGTCGGGGCATCGACTGTTGGGTTAGGTAGTGTAAGTCGGGCTTTGCCTGCAATTGCTGTTCGAGCCTAG
- a CDS encoding manganese catalase family protein, which yields MFFHKKEPIHAVNIDTAHPRFAQLLLEQFGGATGELTAALQYWVQSFHCENAPIRDMLQDIAIEEFGHLEMVGKLIEAHTKNVDQTEVYKSTLFAVRGVGPHLLDSQGSAWTASYVNEGGDVVRDLRANIGAEAGARQTYEALIKLAPDEGTKKTLVHLLSREISHTKMFMKALDSLGKLTDPMFGNIEPDNTVDIYYNLSSEAEASNEKLEINRRDPWNSEPDFKYIANPTVSHSY from the coding sequence ATGTTTTTCCACAAAAAAGAACCAATCCATGCAGTCAATATTGATACAGCACATCCACGTTTTGCTCAACTGTTACTAGAGCAGTTTGGTGGAGCGACTGGTGAACTCACAGCGGCTTTACAGTATTGGGTACAATCTTTCCACTGCGAGAACGCTCCTATCCGAGATATGCTGCAAGATATTGCCATTGAAGAATTTGGTCATTTAGAAATGGTGGGCAAACTTATCGAAGCGCACACAAAAAATGTTGACCAAACAGAAGTGTATAAAAGTACACTGTTTGCCGTGCGTGGCGTGGGACCCCATTTGCTTGATAGTCAGGGCAGTGCCTGGACTGCAAGCTACGTGAATGAAGGTGGCGACGTTGTACGTGACTTACGGGCTAATATTGGTGCCGAAGCCGGAGCGCGTCAAACCTATGAAGCTTTGATTAAACTCGCTCCCGATGAAGGTACTAAAAAAACATTAGTACATTTGTTGAGCCGCGAAATTTCCCACACCAAGATGTTTATGAAGGCACTTGATTCGTTGGGTAAACTCACAGACCCAATGTTTGGTAATATCGAACCAGATAACACTGTAGATATTTACTACAACCTATCTTCAGAAGCGGAAGCCAGTAACGAGAAGCTAGAAATTAACCGGCGAGACCCCTGGAATTCTGAACCTGACTTCAAGTATATTGCCAATCCAACTGTCAGTCACTCTTATTGA
- a CDS encoding VOC family protein — protein MAFEFDHLFICTDIGADKAAERLVSFGLLEGASRTHRGQGTANRCFFFHNAMLEFLWVHSKEEAQSVLIYQTRLWERWSDRMNGSCPFGVCLRPAIDSSDAVAFPSWAYHPPYLPETLSIAVGTNSDILTEPMLFQTPFGKRPDQFHPEKAQPLEHPVGFREITRIEVISPVANTPSPELKAVVDTHQVQLRSGIKYCLELGFDGEVKGQQVDFQPGLPLIMSW, from the coding sequence ATGGCATTTGAATTTGATCATCTCTTTATTTGTACTGATATAGGTGCTGACAAAGCTGCCGAGCGTCTAGTTTCATTTGGTTTATTAGAAGGAGCATCCAGAACCCATCGTGGGCAAGGTACAGCAAATCGCTGTTTCTTTTTCCACAATGCCATGTTGGAATTTTTGTGGGTTCACTCAAAAGAGGAAGCACAGTCGGTGTTAATTTATCAAACTAGGCTATGGGAGCGATGGAGCGATCGCATGAATGGTTCATGTCCATTTGGGGTTTGTCTGCGTCCAGCTATCGATTCTAGTGATGCAGTTGCATTTCCCAGTTGGGCATATCATCCCCCATACTTGCCGGAAACACTGAGTATTGCAGTGGGAACAAATAGTGATATTTTAACTGAGCCGATGCTGTTCCAAACTCCCTTTGGTAAGCGCCCAGATCAATTTCATCCTGAGAAAGCACAACCTCTGGAACATCCTGTTGGCTTCCGTGAAATTACTCGTATAGAAGTCATTAGTCCTGTTGCAAATACGCCATCGCCAGAACTTAAAGCTGTAGTTGATACCCATCAAGTTCAGCTAAGAAGTGGTATAAAATATTGTCTAGAGCTTGGTTTCGATGGGGAAGTAAAAGGTCAGCAGGTAGATTTCCAGCCCGGACTGCCATTGATTATGAGTTGGTAG
- a CDS encoding M15 family metallopeptidase encodes MPKRPYHDVLINECEEPLVEIPLDEFAVETPHPYQKLGAPYGQHSPYFIRESVVKKITKAQEYLQNQYPGWKIQIFDAYRPVAVQQFMVDFSFAQAVTAKNLVETELSEIQRQEIWSEVYKIWAAPSLDMQTPPPHSTGAAVDITLVDATGKPIDMGSPIDEMSDRSLPDYYLNHSHPQASIYHANRQILRRAMYKAGFCRNPGEWWHFSYGDQMWAWLYNLANPENPVEACYGRLL; translated from the coding sequence ATGCCAAAGCGACCTTACCATGATGTATTAATTAATGAGTGCGAAGAACCCTTAGTCGAAATACCTCTGGATGAATTTGCGGTGGAAACCCCTCATCCATACCAAAAATTAGGCGCTCCCTACGGTCAACATTCACCGTATTTCATCAGGGAATCTGTAGTTAAAAAAATTACTAAAGCCCAAGAATATCTGCAAAATCAATACCCTGGGTGGAAAATTCAAATATTTGATGCCTATCGTCCAGTTGCCGTACAGCAATTCATGGTAGATTTTAGCTTTGCTCAGGCAGTAACAGCAAAAAACCTAGTTGAAACTGAATTATCAGAAATTCAACGTCAAGAAATTTGGTCAGAAGTCTACAAAATTTGGGCAGCACCAAGCTTAGACATGCAAACCCCACCTCCCCACAGCACAGGTGCGGCAGTAGATATAACCTTAGTGGATGCTACTGGAAAACCGATAGATATGGGTTCACCCATCGATGAAATGTCAGATAGGTCACTCCCCGACTATTACCTCAACCATTCACATCCCCAAGCCTCAATTTATCATGCAAACCGTCAAATTTTGCGACGTGCGATGTATAAAGCTGGTTTTTGTCGAAATCCGGGCGAATGGTGGCATTTTTCCTATGGCGACCAAATGTGGGCTTGGTTATATAATTTGGCAAACCCCGAAAATCCAGTTGAAGCTTGTTATGGAAGGTTACTGTGA
- a CDS encoding DUF1624 domain-containing protein — translation MHSNALNPDFQNDDQHLIKRLVSIDLLRGLVMVLMALDHTRNFFSNVHFNVLDIEQSNIPLFLTRWITHLCAPSFIFLAGIAAHLSLKRGKTKQELSRFLLLRGFLLIFLELTIVSLAWTFYPGVFLAGVLWVIGWSMIVLALLVKLPIKNIAIFGIILIIGHNLFDSVQAQQLGNFGWIWSFFHERAIFVSTSGIRFLLGYPLIPWVGVMACGYAFGYVLTKPKTQYLPWLRNLGWGLIFSFVVIRGLNIYGDPKPWSVKSNLLKTILSFINCEKYPPSLAYLLITLGVAFLALYLFESQNISLFKPLLVFGKVPLFFYIIHLWLIHFSAVLLALPKYGFKAVALPFLLSSQMPKDYGYDLHHVYVIWVVLILILYLICNWFAGYKVKNKSWWLKFL, via the coding sequence ATGCATTCAAATGCTTTGAACCCCGATTTTCAAAATGATGACCAACACCTAATCAAACGTCTTGTTTCTATAGATTTATTGCGTGGATTAGTTATGGTTTTGATGGCGTTAGATCACACAAGAAATTTTTTTTCTAATGTTCATTTTAATGTGTTGGATATAGAACAATCAAATATACCTCTGTTTTTGACAAGATGGATAACTCATTTATGTGCTCCATCATTTATTTTTCTTGCAGGTATAGCGGCTCATCTTTCTTTAAAAAGAGGAAAAACGAAGCAAGAACTCAGTCGTTTTCTGTTGCTTAGAGGATTTTTATTAATATTTTTGGAACTAACTATAGTTAGCTTGGCATGGACATTTTATCCTGGTGTTTTTTTAGCAGGAGTACTGTGGGTCATTGGTTGGTCTATGATTGTTTTAGCTTTACTAGTTAAGCTTCCTATTAAAAATATAGCTATATTTGGAATTATACTGATTATTGGACATAATTTATTTGATAGTGTGCAAGCCCAACAATTAGGAAACTTTGGCTGGATTTGGTCATTTTTTCATGAACGGGCAATCTTTGTATCGACATCAGGAATTCGCTTTTTGTTAGGGTATCCCCTTATTCCTTGGGTTGGAGTAATGGCATGTGGCTATGCTTTTGGATATGTACTGACTAAACCAAAAACTCAGTATTTGCCTTGGTTGCGAAATTTGGGTTGGGGCTTAATTTTTAGTTTTGTAGTCATCAGAGGGCTAAATATTTATGGTGATCCGAAACCATGGTCAGTAAAATCTAACTTATTGAAGACGATATTATCATTTATCAATTGTGAAAAATATCCACCATCATTAGCTTATTTATTAATTACACTTGGGGTAGCTTTTTTAGCACTTTATTTATTTGAAAGTCAAAATATTTCGCTTTTCAAACCTCTCCTTGTTTTTGGAAAGGTGCCATTATTCTTTTACATTATTCATCTTTGGTTAATACATTTTTCTGCGGTTTTATTGGCATTGCCTAAATATGGCTTTAAGGCAGTAGCTTTACCCTTTTTATTATCTAGCCAAATGCCGAAAGATTATGGATATGATTTACACCATGTTTATGTTATATGGGTTGTCCTGATTTTGATTCTGTATCTTATATGTAATTGGTTTGCTGGTTATAAGGTGAAGAATAAATCTTGGTGGTTGAAGTTTTTATAA